From the Acidimicrobiales bacterium genome, the window GGTTCACGACCGGTCCGTAGTAGTCGCCGTCGCGGACGAGCACACCCCCGAACGCCAGCCCGACCCTGACCTCGGACAGGACCTCGTCGTCGGAGTACGCCTCGGAGAGACTGACGGCTATCTCCGCCGCCTTCTCCACGTCGGGCGCCACGTACATCGCCTCGTCCCCGATCATCTTGACCACCCGGCCGCCGAGGACAGTGACGGTGTCGTAGGCCAGCGCCTCGAAACGCCCGACCATCTCCCCGAGCTCCTTCTCGGTCAGCTGCTGAGAAAGGACGGTGAAGCCGACGAGATCGACGAAGCCGACCGCGAGCATGGCGTGCGCCGTGCCCGAGTCGAACACTCCCGTGATCGTCATGGCCCGCCGGGCGGCCGCCTGGAGGTGCCGCCTCCAGGAGTACTCGAGGAGCCGGGCCATCCCGGGAAGAGTGGCGTCGGCCGTCATGGAGAACAGCTCGGCCGTCTCGGCGCTGTCGTCACCGCCGCGGAGCACAGGGGAGGCGGTGATCTCGGCATCGGCTATCCGGGCCATCGACGATCCGATCACCCGGGCCAGCTGAAGGGCCGAGTCGGTGTCGGTCATGCGGAACGCCAGGAGCCCCTGCACCGTCGAGAGCGCCTCCACGTCCAGGGGACCGAAGGCCCGGACGTCGCGGGCCGGGTTGGGGAATCCCAGCGCCCGCCAGAACCGCTCGATCAGCTCGATGGGCATCCCCGACAGCTCGGCCACCTCGAGGGGGGTGTACTCCGCCTCCTGCGGGACAAGGACGGTGTCGACGACGAGAAGGTGCAGCCGGTCCTCCCGGGCGGCGACGTCGATCTCCTCCTGCGCGACGCCGCGCTCCCGGAGGAACGCCCTGACCCGGAGCTCGGCATCGGCGCTCACGGGCGGTCCGCCACCTCCTGCAGATCCAGGCCGTGCAGCTCCGGCTTGACCTCGCGCCGCATCAGGGCGGGGATGATCTCGCGGGCCGTCTTGCGACCGCTCAGCACCTCGACGACCTGCTCGACGATCGGCACCTCGACGTAGTGGCGCCCGGCCAGCTCGAGCACCGACGGCGCCGTCTTGACCCCCTCGGCCACCATGTTCATCTCGGAGATCACGTCGGCGAGGACCCGCCCCTGACCGAGCTGGTAGCCGACGTGGCGGTTGCGGCTCTGGGGGCTGATGCAGGTGGCCACCAGGTCACCCATCCCGGCCAGCCCGGCGAAGGTGAGAGGGTTCCCACCCATCGCCACACCCAGCCGGGCCAGCTCGGCCAGCCCCCGCGTGATCAGTGCCGCCCGGGAGTTGTCTCCGAAGCCCATTCCGTCGGACATCCCGGCCGCGATGGCCATCACGTTCTTGAGGGCGCCGGCGATCTCACAGCCGATCACGTCGTCGTTGGTGTAGACGCGGAAGGTGTCGGTCGACATCAGCCGCTGCACGTCCCGGCCCAGCTCCGAGTCGTCGATGGCGACGACGCTGGTGGTCGGCTGACCGGCAACCACCTCCCGGGCCAGGTTGGGACCGGTGAGTACGCCGGCGGGATGGCCCGGGAGCACGTCACCGGCTATCTCGGTCATCCGCATCAGGGACCCCTGCTCCAGGCCCTTGGCGAGGCTGATCACCGGGACACCGGGGTCGACGGAGGCAACCGTCTGCTCGAGGATGCTGCGGAAGCCGTGGGACGGCACCGCCATCACGATCAGCCCGGCATCCGCCACCGCGTCGGAGATCGACGCGGTGGCGTCCAGGGCCGGGGGCAGCTCGAGGTCGGGCAGGTACGCCGCATTGCGGTGCCGGGTACCGATCTCCGCCGCCAGCTCGGGGCGGCGGGCCCAAAGCACCGTGGGGGCGGAGCGGGCGCAGATCGTGGCGACCGCCGTCCCCCATGACCCGGCGCCGAGCACCGCCACCTTTCCGGCCCGTGGCACGGGTTCACACTATCGAGCGCCCCGCCGGACGCCGGGGCCCCCGAACGGCGGTAGCGTCGGCAAGGTGAAGGTTCGGGGCGGCGAACGGCGCCGCGTCGAGGGCAAGGCTCTTCTGGTCCCTATCAAAGCCTTCACGTCGGCCAAGATCCGACTGGCGCCGGTGCTCGATCGGGATGAGCGGGCGCAGCTGGCGCGTCATCTGGCCGAGGGAGTGCTGCGGGCGGCGCAGGGTCTCACCGTGGCGGTTGTCTGCGACGACACCGAGGTCGCGAGCTGGGCGGAGGCTCACGGTGCCCGGGTCATCTGGACCCCCGCCCGGGGATTGAACGCCGCTGTCACCGAGGGGGTGGCCGTGCTCGGGTCCTCCGGCGTCGAGCTGGTCACCGTGGCTCACGCCGATCTGCCGCTCGTCACCGACCTGTCGGACCTCGCCCGCCCCGACGGCGTGGTGCTGGCCGCGGACCGCCACGAGGACGGCACCAATGTCGCGTGCGTCCCGGCAGGCGCCGAGTTCCGCTTCTCCTATGGCCCGGGGTCACTGGCCCGGCACGTGGCCGAGGCCGGACGTCTCGGGCTCCCCGTCGAGGTGCTCAGGCGCGACGACCTGGCCTGGGACGTCGATGTCCCGGACGATCTCGGTTACGTGGCCGGTCCTGTCGGGCCCGCGCCGGCGTGACCGACGCAGGCGGGCCCCTCCTTCCGGGAACCGACCCGAGATCGGACGGTCCGGTCAGCATCGATCTCGACCCTCCGGCCGTGGCGCTCGCCATCGGCGCCCACCCGGATGACATCGAGTTCGGGTGCGGCGGCACGCTGGCGAAGTGGGCGGCCGGCGGTTGCGACATCCACCATCTCGTCTGCACCGACGGGTCGAAGGGATCATGGGATCCGGGCGAGGACCGGGCCCGCCTGGTCGCCATGCGGCGCGACGAGCAGCGCGACGCGGCGCGTGCGCTCGGAGCCGGAGGGGAGGTGGTGTTCCTCGACTGGCCCGACGGCGAGCTGGAGGCCGGCCTCCGTCAGCGGTGGGAGGTGGCGTTCTGGATCCGCCGGCTCCGCCCTGATGTGGTGCTCGGCCACGACCCCTGGCGGCACTACCGCCTCCACCCCGACCACCGCGCCGCCGGCTTCCTGGCCACCGACGGGGTCGTGGCGGCGCGCGACCCGCACTTCTTCCCCGAGCAGCAGATCGCGCCGCACCGGCCGGGGCGGATGCTGCTGTGGGAGGCGGACCAGATCGACCACGTCGAGGACGTGTCCGGCTTCGCCGACGTCAAGATCGCCGCCCTGCTGGCCCACCGCAGCCAGTTCCGGTCGACGATGCAGATCGGCGACCCGGGCTCCACCGACGAGCGGGAGGCGTTCCGCGAGCGGGTCCTGGGGCGTCTGGCCGAGCACGGGGCCCGGGCCGGCCTGGCCACGGCGGAGGGGTTCAAGCTGATCGAACGGCTGTAGGAGTCCGGGCGCGACACGACGCCGGGTGGCGACACAGCCATCCCGGCGTCGAGCCGTGCTCTGTTGGGGCGACCGGGCCGGAGCCCGATCTCGTCCGGTCCTAGGCCTTGGTGGCCCGGCGGGTCCGGCGCGCCGTGGTCTTGCGAGCCGGAGCCTTGCGGGCCGTCGTCTTCCGGGCGGGCGAGCGCCGGGCCGTTGACTTACGGGCCGTTGACTTACGGGCCGTCGTCTTCCGGGCGGTCGACTTGCGGGCCGGTGACTTCCGGGCCGTCGTCTTCCGGGCGGTCGACTTGCGGGCCGTCGTCTTCCTGGCCGTGGTCTTCCGGGCGGTCGACCTGCGGGCCGGTGACTTACGGGCCGTGGACTTCCGAGCGGTGCTCTTACGGGCCGTGCTCTTGCGGGCCGTGGTCTTCCGGGCCGGCGAGCGGCGTGCAGTGCTCTTCCGGGCGGTCGACTTGCGGGCCGTGGACTTACGGGCCGTGGACTTCCGAGCGGTGCTCTTGCGGGCCGTGGACTTGCGGGCCGTCGACTTACGGGCGGTCGACTTACGGGCGGTCGACTTCCGGGCCGTGGACTTACGGGCGGTCGTCTTGCGGGCCGTGGTCTTGCGGGCCGTGGTCTTCCGGGCCGTGGTCTTCCGGGCCGTCGTCTTGCGGGCGGGAGACTTGCGAGCCGTGGTCTTACGGGCCGTCGTCTTCCGAGCCGCGGTCTTGCGAGCCGTGGTCTTGCGGGCCCCGGCCTTCCTGGCCGTTGTCTTGCGGGCCCCGGCCTTCTTGGCTGCCGACTTGCGAGAAGCCGCCTTCTTGGCCGAGGACCGTTTGGCCGTCGATTTGGACGCCGACGTCCGTTGGTTCAGCGCTGCATTCAACGCCGTGCCAGGAGCGAAGCGGACTCCTACGGACCGCTCCGACTCGTCGGCGCCCGATGAGATTGCCTCCGCGGGCATCTCATCCGGCTGGTTGTTGTTCACCGCCACCTCCTGGCGTGTTGGGGAAGTCAAATGAAATGAAAGTTGTTTTTCACACAAAGGTCAAGCCTTTCCTCCATGAGCAGTGCGCAGACGCGGCGTGATCATCAGGTTGGAGACCGTTCATTGGGTCCTATGCGCGCGTCACGAACCCGTCTGTGAGAACGCTATGGAGCGCGCCTGCAACGCCGCATTGCCCGTCGCGCGAGACTGCAAATGCGGGAGCTCACGACGTGGGCTGAGAGGGCCGAAGGGTCGACCGCTGACCTGATCCGGGTAATGCCGGCGGAGGGAGAGAGATGGAACAGCGCCAACAGGAGCGCCGTGCAGCGCAGCCAGAACCGCCTTCGGCGCGGCAAAGGACCTACCGGCAGGGAAGCCGGCCGGATATCAGGGTGCCATTCACAGAGGTCCGGGTGGGGGATGGTCCCGGAGCGACGCCCCTCGATCCAGTGATGCTGTACGACACCGCGGGGCCCGGTGCCGACGCCGGAACGGGCCTTCCGTCTCTCCGCCGGCCATGGGTGCTCGAGCGGAGCGATACAGAGGAGTACGAGGGGCGCCGGCCCCATCTGCGCGACGACGGAAGGGCCGCGGTCCGCCGCTCGGCGGTGGACGGGCGCCCATTCTCCGGCCCGGCGACGCGTCGGCCGCTGCGGGCCCGGACGGGCCGGACGGTCACCCAGATGCACTACGCCCGGGCCGGGACCATCACCCCCGAGATGGAGTTCGTGGCCCTCCGCGAGGAGGCGGACCCCGAGACGGTCCGAGCCGAGGTGGCCCGGGGCCGGGCCATCATCCCCTCGAACGTGAACCACCCCGAGTCCGAGCCGATGATCATCGGCCGCGGGTTCCTCGTGAAGGTCAATGCCAACATCGGCACCTCCGCCGTCACTTCGGGCGTAGCGGAGGAGGTCGAGAAGCTGAGCTGGGCCACCCGCTGGGGAGCGGACACGGTCATGGATCTCTCCACCGGGCCGGACATCCACACCACGAGGGAGTGGATCCTGCGGAACTCCCCGGTGCCGATCGGGACGGTTCCGATCTATCAGGCCCTCGAGAAGGTCGACGGCGTGGCCGCCGATCTGACATGGGAGGTGTACAGGGACACGCTCATCGAGCAGGCCGAGCAGGGGGTGGACTACTTCACCGTCCACGCCGGGGTGCGCCTCCAGTACGTGCCGCTGACCGTCCGGAGGGTCACCGGCATCGTGAGCCGGGGAGGGTCGATCCTGGCCGCCTGGTGCCTGGCCCACCATCGGGAGAACTTCCTCTACACCCACTTCGAGGAGATCTGCGAGATCATGGCCGCCTTCGACGTGGCCTTCTCGCTGGGGGACGGCCTGCGGCCGGGCTCGATAGCCGACGCCAACGACGAGGCCCAGCTGGCGGAGCTGGCCACCCTCGGTGAGCTCGCGGAAAAGGCCTGGCGCCACGACGTCCAGGTGATGATCGAGGGTCCGGGCCACGTCCCCATGCACAAGATCAAGGAGAACGTCGACCTCCAGCTGCGGACCTGCCACGAGGCTCCCTTCTACACACTCGGGCCTCTGACGACCGACGTGGCGCCCGGCTACGACCACATCACCTCCGCCATCGGCGCCGCCATGATCGGGATGTACGGGACCGCCATGCTCTGCTACGTGACCCCCAAGGAGCACCTCGGCCTACCCGACCGGGATGACGTCAAGGAGGGCCTGATCGCCTACCGGATCGCCGCCCACGCCGCGGATCTGGCCAAGGGCCACCCCGGCGCCCAGCGATGGGACGACGCCCTCTCCAGCGCCCGCTTCGAGTTCCGGTGGGAGGACCAGTTCAACCTGGCTCTGGACCCCGAGCGGGCCCGGTCCTTCCACGACGAGACGCTGCCGGCCGAACCGGCCAAGACCGCCCATTTCTGCTCGATGTGCGGACCGAAGTTCTGCTCGATGCGGATCAGCCACGATGTCCGGCGCTACGCCGCCGAGCACGGGGTGAATCCCGAGACCGCCATCGAGCTGGGAATGAAGGAGAAAGCGGCCGAGTTCACTACGGGAGGTGGGGAGGTCTATTCACGCCCGCAGCCCCGGGGGTCCTCTCCGTCCCGAGAGCCGTAGGCCGGGTGCCCTGCGGGTGCCCGGTTCGTATCCTCTGAGATCCAGATGACCTGTGCATCCTGCGGATCGGAGGTGCCGTCCGGTGCCCGCTTCTGCCCGCACTGCGGCCACCAGGTGTACCTGCGGGGTGACCAGCGGCGGGTGGCCACCGTGCTGTTCGCCGACCTGGCGGGGTTCACCGGGCTCTCCGAGACCCTCGATCCGGAATCGGTGAAGAACGTCGTCGACCAGTGCTTCGCAGCCCTGGCCGGCGACGTGACGAGCCATGGCGGCCGGGTCGACAAGGTGGTGGGTGACGCCATCATGGCCATCTTCGGCGCCCCGCGTGCCCACGAGGACGACGCCGAGCGGGCCGTCCGCACCGGGCTCCAGATGCAGCTGACCATCGCCGACCTGGGCCGGGAGATCGGGCTGCCGCTGCAGCTCCGGGTCGGGATCAACACCGGAGAGGTGCTGGTCGGAGGTCTCCGCGCCGGAGGCGACTACACAGCGATGGGTGACGCCGTGAACGTGGCATCCCGCCTCCAGACGTCGGCGTCCCCGGGCACGGTCGTGGTCGGGCCCGCCACCCATGCCGCCACGGTCGGGGTCGTGTCGTACCGGGACCTGGGACCCCTTCACGCCCGGGGACGCGAGGAGCCGGTGGAGGCCTGGGAGGCGGTCGAGTGCCTGGTGCCTCCGGGGCACCGGCCCACCAGGACAAACTCTCCCCTCGTCGGTCGTGACGACGAGCTGGCTCTCCTTCGGCACGGTCTCGCCTCGTCGATGGCGCGCAGTCGAGCGTCACTCGTCGTGCTGGTGGGGGACGCCGGCATAGGCAAGAGCCGGCTCACCGAGGAGCTGGCGACCTGGTCGTGTGCCGAGCACGACGCCCTCGTCCTCGAGGGACGCTGCGTCCCGTACGGGGAGGCCAACCCGTGGTGGCCGGTGGCGGAGGCGGTGCGCCAGGCCTGTGGGATAGAGGGCCGGGACCCGGCGGAGACGGCCGAGGTCAAATGTCGCGAGACGGTGGCCACCACGCTCGGCCTGCCTCCCGACGCCCCCGACGTGAGGGTCGTGACGGCCGGGCTCATGCACCTCATGGGGGACCAGGACGCCCTGGCCGACGTGGACCCGCAGCGGGCACGTCAGGGGGGCCGCAAGGCCTTGAACACCCTCGTGGCCGGCCTGGCCCGCCGGCGGCCGGTGATGATCGTCCTGTCGGAGATGCACTGGGCCGACGACCTCGTGCTGGAGCTGGTCGGTGCCCACATGGAGCGCCTGGCGCGACTGCCGGTGAGCCTCGTGCTGACCGGGCGCCCGGAGCTGCTCGAGAGGTGGGACCCGCCGCGCGGCCGGCACAACCTCACGATCGCCCACATCGACCCGCTCGACCCGGAGTCCAGCCGCTCCCTCGTCGCCGCCCTGCTGGAGGGCGCCGTCCCCCCCGGTCTGGCGGACACCGTGGCTGAGCGGAGCGGGGGCAATCCACTCTTTCTCGAGGAGCTGGTCTCGCTGGTCGCCTCCGGGACCAGCGAGCTGCCGGTCACCCTCCGCGGGATCGTGGCGGCCCGCGTCGACCACCTCCCCATCGAGGAGCGCTCCATCCTCGAGGACGCCGCCGTGGTCGGGCGCAGCGGTCTCGTCTTCACCCTGCGCGCCCTGGCAAGGGCACGCGGGGCCGGGGACGCCGAGCAATCGTTGAACCGGCTGGTGGGAGGCGACCTGCTCACCGTCGATGGCGGTCGCTGGGAGTTCCGCTCCGACGTGGTGCGCGAGGTCGTGTACGACACCCTCACCAAGTCCGACCGCGCCCGGCGCCATTCCCAGCTCGGCACCTGGATCACGGAGCAGTCCCGGCGCATCGGCCGGGAGGACGAGTTCCTCGAGCAGGTCGCCCACCACCACGCCACGGCGGCCGAGCTGGTCACGGAGATGGGGGCCATCGCGGGGGTGCCCGACGACGCCGCCCAGATCGCCTTCGACGCCCTGTCCGTCGCCGCCGTCTGGGCCATGGACCGGGAGCTGTTGCTGCCCGCCGTCCGCCTCCTCGACCGCGCCCTTTCCCTGTCGGGGCCGATCGATCCGGAGTCGCGGCGCCGGCTCCTGCTCGACCGGGCGCTGGTGCGGACCAACCTCCGGGAGTTGGCCGGGGCCGGGGCCGACCTCGAGGAGGCGGAGGCCGGCGCCGATGCCCTCACCCACGCCCGCTACCTCACCGTTCTCGGGTTCCTCGAGCAGACCTCCGGGGAGATGGAACGGTCGATGGCAACGCTGGAGCAG encodes:
- a CDS encoding adenylate cyclase regulatory domain-containing protein: MSADAELRVRAFLRERGVAQEEIDVAAREDRLHLLVVDTVLVPQEAEYTPLEVAELSGMPIELIERFWRALGFPNPARDVRAFGPLDVEALSTVQGLLAFRMTDTDSALQLARVIGSSMARIADAEITASPVLRGGDDSAETAELFSMTADATLPGMARLLEYSWRRHLQAAARRAMTITGVFDSGTAHAMLAVGFVDLVGFTVLSQQLTEKELGEMVGRFEALAYDTVTVLGGRVVKMIGDEAMYVAPDVEKAAEIAVSLSEAYSDDEVLSEVRVGLAFGGVLVRDGDYYGPVVNLASRIVNIATPGSVLTSDEVHTQLADAPAFEWRSLRPRFLKDIGRVPLWRLQRAGVPAAERRDRPKLFRLPRPDMRLAPEKILERVERLIPPVGRDPE
- a CDS encoding NAD(P)H-dependent glycerol-3-phosphate dehydrogenase; translated protein: MPRAGKVAVLGAGSWGTAVATICARSAPTVLWARRPELAAEIGTRHRNAAYLPDLELPPALDATASISDAVADAGLIVMAVPSHGFRSILEQTVASVDPGVPVISLAKGLEQGSLMRMTEIAGDVLPGHPAGVLTGPNLAREVVAGQPTTSVVAIDDSELGRDVQRLMSTDTFRVYTNDDVIGCEIAGALKNVMAIAAGMSDGMGFGDNSRAALITRGLAELARLGVAMGGNPLTFAGLAGMGDLVATCISPQSRNRHVGYQLGQGRVLADVISEMNMVAEGVKTAPSVLELAGRHYVEVPIVEQVVEVLSGRKTAREIIPALMRREVKPELHGLDLQEVADRP
- the cofC gene encoding 2-phospho-L-lactate guanylyltransferase — protein: MKVRGGERRRVEGKALLVPIKAFTSAKIRLAPVLDRDERAQLARHLAEGVLRAAQGLTVAVVCDDTEVASWAEAHGARVIWTPARGLNAAVTEGVAVLGSSGVELVTVAHADLPLVTDLSDLARPDGVVLAADRHEDGTNVACVPAGAEFRFSYGPGSLARHVAEAGRLGLPVEVLRRDDLAWDVDVPDDLGYVAGPVGPAPA
- a CDS encoding PIG-L deacetylase family protein, yielding MALAIGAHPDDIEFGCGGTLAKWAAGGCDIHHLVCTDGSKGSWDPGEDRARLVAMRRDEQRDAARALGAGGEVVFLDWPDGELEAGLRQRWEVAFWIRRLRPDVVLGHDPWRHYRLHPDHRAAGFLATDGVVAARDPHFFPEQQIAPHRPGRMLLWEADQIDHVEDVSGFADVKIAALLAHRSQFRSTMQIGDPGSTDEREAFRERVLGRLAEHGARAGLATAEGFKLIERL
- a CDS encoding pentapeptide repeat-containing protein gives rise to the protein MRAVVFRAGERRAVDLRAVDLRAVVFRAVDLRAGDFRAVVFRAVDLRAVVFLAVVFRAVDLRAGDLRAVDFRAVLLRAVLLRAVVFRAGERRAVLFRAVDLRAVDLRAVDFRAVLLRAVDLRAVDLRAVDLRAVDFRAVDLRAVVLRAVVLRAVVFRAVVFRAVVLRAGDLRAVVLRAVVFRAAVLRAVVLRAPAFLAVVLRAPAFLAADLREAAFLAEDRLAVDLDADVRWFSAAFNAVPGAKRTPTDRSDSSAPDEIASAGISSGWLLFTATSWRVGEVK
- the thiC gene encoding phosphomethylpyrimidine synthase ThiC, whose product is MEQRQQERRAAQPEPPSARQRTYRQGSRPDIRVPFTEVRVGDGPGATPLDPVMLYDTAGPGADAGTGLPSLRRPWVLERSDTEEYEGRRPHLRDDGRAAVRRSAVDGRPFSGPATRRPLRARTGRTVTQMHYARAGTITPEMEFVALREEADPETVRAEVARGRAIIPSNVNHPESEPMIIGRGFLVKVNANIGTSAVTSGVAEEVEKLSWATRWGADTVMDLSTGPDIHTTREWILRNSPVPIGTVPIYQALEKVDGVAADLTWEVYRDTLIEQAEQGVDYFTVHAGVRLQYVPLTVRRVTGIVSRGGSILAAWCLAHHRENFLYTHFEEICEIMAAFDVAFSLGDGLRPGSIADANDEAQLAELATLGELAEKAWRHDVQVMIEGPGHVPMHKIKENVDLQLRTCHEAPFYTLGPLTTDVAPGYDHITSAIGAAMIGMYGTAMLCYVTPKEHLGLPDRDDVKEGLIAYRIAAHAADLAKGHPGAQRWDDALSSARFEFRWEDQFNLALDPERARSFHDETLPAEPAKTAHFCSMCGPKFCSMRISHDVRRYAAEHGVNPETAIELGMKEKAAEFTTGGGEVYSRPQPRGSSPSREP
- a CDS encoding adenylate/guanylate cyclase domain-containing protein — encoded protein: MTCASCGSEVPSGARFCPHCGHQVYLRGDQRRVATVLFADLAGFTGLSETLDPESVKNVVDQCFAALAGDVTSHGGRVDKVVGDAIMAIFGAPRAHEDDAERAVRTGLQMQLTIADLGREIGLPLQLRVGINTGEVLVGGLRAGGDYTAMGDAVNVASRLQTSASPGTVVVGPATHAATVGVVSYRDLGPLHARGREEPVEAWEAVECLVPPGHRPTRTNSPLVGRDDELALLRHGLASSMARSRASLVVLVGDAGIGKSRLTEELATWSCAEHDALVLEGRCVPYGEANPWWPVAEAVRQACGIEGRDPAETAEVKCRETVATTLGLPPDAPDVRVVTAGLMHLMGDQDALADVDPQRARQGGRKALNTLVAGLARRRPVMIVLSEMHWADDLVLELVGAHMERLARLPVSLVLTGRPELLERWDPPRGRHNLTIAHIDPLDPESSRSLVAALLEGAVPPGLADTVAERSGGNPLFLEELVSLVASGTSELPVTLRGIVAARVDHLPIEERSILEDAAVVGRSGLVFTLRALARARGAGDAEQSLNRLVGGDLLTVDGGRWEFRSDVVREVVYDTLTKSDRARRHSQLGTWITEQSRRIGREDEFLEQVAHHHATAAELVTEMGAIAGVPDDAAQIAFDALSVAAVWAMDRELLLPAVRLLDRALSLSGPIDPESRRRLLLDRALVRTNLRELAGAGADLEEAEAGADALTHARYLTVLGFLEQTSGEMERSMATLEQAVDAWRALGDREGEGDALRRAGMTSLFAGDVVHAEKLLTQGLSIARSLGSRRDEAWALWHLAWAAFASDDALLAEERLREAADAFMAVGDAGGQGWVKGLLGYIRLTQGRRAEAERLALDVLDDARDRGDRWAVGMLLVLLGLVRLWEGAVGSAVELGREAKMMFASIGDPAGLLRAMTLLARALASAGRMSDARRVADDAQALGVSGPPSAMEPFTDRLIPLAVALQAGDWRTATGIVVEPPLTGLAIAEIQTMKGLALLQAGQISEGRAALEEAARQDGPHGAKPNLWATLALGRAAAGDAEGAIAAADEALASDPPGTYRDDATAEVARAFAFGTLGRRAEAAESLAHARSLVGPTEDRLMDAVVELAAARVGADGQAAASVLEHLGEMGATGDGWDNVFRAAAGVPSDS